A portion of the Rissa tridactyla isolate bRisTri1 chromosome 19, bRisTri1.patW.cur.20221130, whole genome shotgun sequence genome contains these proteins:
- the LOC128919357 gene encoding LOW QUALITY PROTEIN: olfactory receptor 6F1-like (The sequence of the model RefSeq protein was modified relative to this genomic sequence to represent the inferred CDS: substituted 1 base at 1 genomic stop codon), protein MNLNPREHTANGTTVEEFIFLGLPGTWHFWVSLVVVFALTCSLTVTCNASIMALMWTNSNVCTPMYFLLRNLPFLEIWHTTRVVPKAIGVMLGSSQTISFNVCVLQLFFLLSLGSTQCFLLSVMAYDHYLAIRYPLRYSSLMSSVLSARLVLSSWLGGFLSVSLMAFLTSRLMFCGPHVINHFLCDIDSCLALSCSDMWPMELATFLASXTVLVAPCVVTQLSYAYITSSMLRIMSAHGQKKAFSTSSAHLSVITFWYGSTMFLCVKPSAQNSLDLNKLMNTFHTAVTPLLIPFIYTLRNKDVKQALWWAFQNK, encoded by the coding sequence ATGAACCTCAATCCTCGGGAACACACTGCAAATGGGACAACTGTGGAAGAATTCATTTTTCTTGGCTTGCCAGGCACGTGGCATTTCTGGGTCTCCCTTGTGGTGGTATTTGCACTGACGTGCTCCCTGACAGTAACATGCAATGCATCCATCATGGCTCTCATGTGGACGAACAGCAACGTCTGTACCCCAATGTACTTTCTCCTCCGTAATCTCCCCTTTCTGGAGATCTGGCACACTACTCGTGTTGTTCCCAAAGCCATAGGAGTCATGCTGGGGAGTAGCCAGACCATCTCCTTCAACGTCTGCGTCCTCcagttgttctttcttctctccctaggCTCCACTCAGTGTTTTCTCCTgtctgtcatggcctatgaccactaCTTAGCCATACGCTACCCCTTGAGATACAGCTCCCTCATGAGCAGTGTCCTCTCTGCTCGGCTGGTGCTCAGCTCCTGGCTGGGAGGCTTTCTGTCCGTCTCGCTGATGGCCTTTCTGACATCCAGGCTGATGTTCTGTGGGCCACATGTCATCAATCATTTCCTCTGTGATATAGATTCCTGCCTCGCCCTCTCCTGCAGTGACATGTGGCCCATGGAGCTAGCGACATTCCTTGCCTCCTAAACTGTTCTGGTGGCGCCCTGTGTGGTTACCCAGCTCTCCTACGCGTACATCACCTCTTCCATGCTCAGAATCATGTCAGCTCATGGtcagaaaaaggcattttccacTTCCTCCGCCCACCTCAGTGTTATCACATTCTGGTATGGCTCCACCATGTTCCTGTGCGTCAAGCCATCGGCCCAGAACTCACTGGATCTGAACAAACTCATGAACACCTTTCACACAGCTGTAACTCCTCTGTTGATCCCCTTCATTTACACACTCAGGAACAAAGATGTGAAGCAAGCTCTGTGGTGGGCCTTCCAGAACAAGTGA